A genomic segment from Aspergillus chevalieri M1 DNA, chromosome 7, nearly complete sequence encodes:
- a CDS encoding uncharacterized protein (TransMembrane:1 (o17-37i)): MLFRKTILWRMTLYLRVWWNAAWAVWTWFIPLLLFFVRNLCILDSHSEIAVPQAGISWYRPYEHMPSVILRDSLVQGSTKLFRDSPDGIHVHLCAIRASLLRPTSFPRPIAALLNGPSVSRRPKTA; the protein is encoded by the coding sequence ATGTTGTTCCGCAAGACCATCCTGTGGCGAATGACCTTGTACCTCCGAGTTTGGTGGAATGCTGCTTGGGCTGTATGGACTTGGTttattcctcttcttctcttttttgttCGAAATCTCTGTATTCTTGATTCCCATAGTGAAATAGCAGTTCCACAGGCTGGTATCTCGTGGTATCGCCCCTATGAACATATGCCCTCTGTGATTCTCCGTGATTCCCTTGTACAGGGTAGCACGAAACTATTCCGTGACTCACCTGATGGGATTCATGTGCATCTCTGCGCCATCAGGGCTAGTCTGCTGCGCCCGACCAGCTTTCCCCGACCAATAGCAGCCCTATTGAACGGTCCATCTGTATCTAGACGGCCCAAAACTGCATAA
- the aspE gene encoding septin (COG:S;~EggNog:ENOG410PIU7;~InterPro:IPR030379,IPR027417;~go_function: GO:0005525 - GTP binding [Evidence IEA]), with amino-acid sequence MATASPRSSTPGRGQELPPITENHSNSTSNSKDQRKSSSLGFLRRSKSTEPLGERKLSGSRTKRSKTQAMEEERRQREAMPKQPPRLPDLSPTPRLETFGGDDRPDSVAMFSARPYENTAAPGTALSSPAPSVYPDPYARTESMTHRGRFSYASSAVSTSNNPRRLRRRKDPTPYNILVIGARNSGKTSFLNFLRKSLTMPPHKHPSRLPEEFEEIQRHSGSNDGFTSHYLETDFDGERVGLTLWDSQGLERNIVDIQLRGVTNFLEGKFEETLNEEMKVIRSPGVRDTHIHCTFLILDPVRLDENIAAAERAANGKPKRSDSPVVGILDKYLDLQVLQTVLGKTTVVPVISKADTITTAHMAYLRKAVWNSLKQANIDPLEVLTLEDQEYTSSESADEEETTPTESQHEGTQPEATPEATPEATPEAENPDQDKEASAMSKSEPVPSDEKAESQNPPSERSRKSSGSEAVAKSLPFSILSPDPYSLEAGDEPVGRRFAWGFADPYNPEHCDFVKLKNHVFNDWRSELREASRLIWYENWRTSRLNRNGIHAAPPQRKAYGGRMGPFDGRRTR; translated from the exons ATGGCAACCGCGTCGCCCAGATCCTCGACCCCCGGGCGAGGCCAGGAGCTTCCTCCCATCACCGAAAaccacagcaacagcaccTCCAACTCCAAGGACCAGCGCAAATCGTCTTCTCTCGGTTTCCTTCGCCGCTCCAAGTCTACTGAACCGTTAGGTGAACGGAAACTCTCTGGAAGCAGAACCAAGAGATCCAAAACCCAAGCAATGGAGGAGGAACGCCGCCAGAGAGAGGCCATGCCCAAGCaacctcctcgtcttcctgaCCTGTCCCCCACCCCCAGACTCGAGACCTTTGGAGGTGATGACCGTCCCGACAGCGTCGCCATGTTCTCTGCCAGGCCGTATGAGAATACTGCTGCTCCTGGAACTGCGCTGAGCTCGCCTGCTCCTTCTGTCTACCCTGACCCGTATGCACGCACTGAAAGCATGACCCACCGTGGACGCTTTAGCTATGCCAGCAGTGCTGTCAGTACCTCCAATAACCCTCGCAGACTGCGTCGTCGCAAGGATCCTACGCCATACAA TATTCTCGTGATTGGTGCACGAAACTCGGGAAAGACCTCGTTCCTTAACTTCCTCCGCAAGTCTCTGACCATGCCACCGCACAAACATCCCTCTCGTTTGCCGGAAGAGTTCGAGGAAATCCAACGCCATTCTGGCTCGAACGACGGCTTCACTTCTCACTATCTGGAAACCGATTTCGATGGAGAGCGGGTAGGGCTGACCCTGTGGGACTCCCAAGGCCTGGAGAGGAACATTGTCGACATCCAGCTGCGTGGAGTAACCAACTTCTTGGAGGGCAAATTCGAAGAAACCCTGAACGAGGAAATGAAGGTGATTCGCTCGCCAGGCGTCCGAGACACCCATATCCACTGCACCTTCTTGATCCTTGATCCCGTGCGCTTGGATGAGAACATTGCTGCCGCTGAACGGGCGGCCAATGGAAAACCTAAGCGCTCTGACTCTCCTGTTGTTGGTATCTTGGACAAGTATCTCGACCTTCAGGTCCTGCAGACCGTACTGGGCAAGACCACCGTTGTGCCGGTCATCAGCAAAGCAGACACAATCACCACCGCTCATATGGCTTACCTGAGGAAGGCCGTCTGGAACAGCTTGAAGCAGGCCAACATCGATCCCCTTGAGGTTCTTACATTGGAAGACCAGGAATATACTTCTTCGGAGAGTGCAGACGAAGAGGAAACGACGCCTACAGAATCGCAGCACGAAGGTACGCAGCCCGAGGCGACCCCCGAGGCGACCCCCGAGGCGACCCCCGAGGCAGAAAACCCTGACCAGGACAAGGAAGCATCTGCGATGTCGAAGTCGGAGCCAGTGCCATCGGACGAAAAGGCTGAATCCCAGAACCCACCATCCGAACGAAGTCGCAAGTCCTCTGGGTCCGAAGCGGTTGCTAAGAGCCTCCCGTTCTCGATTCTCTCGCCTGACCCGTACTCGTTGGAGGCCGGCGACGAGCCTGTTGGCCGCAGGTTCGCCTGGGGATTCGCTGACCCGTACAACCCCGAGCACTGCGATTTCGTTAAGCTGAAGAATCACGTCTTCAACGACTGGCGATCGGAACTCCGGGAGGCTAGCCGTTTGATCTGGTACGAGAACTGGAGAACCAGCCGGCTGAACCGCAATGGTATCCATGCCGCCCCTCCTCAGAGGAAGGCGTATGGCGGACGAATGGGCCCATTTGACGGGCGTCGGACTCGGTAA